From one Triticum urartu cultivar G1812 chromosome 3, Tu2.1, whole genome shotgun sequence genomic stretch:
- the LOC125548256 gene encoding MFS18 protein-like gives MEKSTKMVAVLVLAVLAAATSAEARNIKTTEAASASKDAVLQPTTFPPFDRLGSGSPGFGGLPGSSGMPGFSLPGSSGATPGFGSIGSMPFLGGSSPGLGGFGGMPGSPAAAAVDEHAKKP, from the coding sequence ATGGAGAAGTCTACCAAGATGGTGGCGGTGCTCGTCCTCGCCGTGCTGGCCGCGGCGACCAGCGCCGAGGCGAGGAACATCAAGACGACGGAGGCGGCGTCCGCCAGCAAGGACGCGGTCCTGCAGCCGACGACCTTCCCGCCCTTCGACCGCCTCGGCAGCGGGTCGCCGGGGTTCGGCGGGCTCCCCGGCAGCAGCGGCATGCCGGGATTCAGCCTCCCCGGCAGCAGCGGCGCCACCCCGGGCTTCGGCAGCATCGGCAGCATGCCCTTCCTTGGCGGCAGCTCCCCCGGCCTCGGCGGCTTCGGCGGCATGCCGGGCTCCCCCGCTGCAGCTGCCGTCGACGAGCACGCCAAGAAGCCGTGA